One genomic segment of Lampris incognitus isolate fLamInc1 chromosome 2, fLamInc1.hap2, whole genome shotgun sequence includes these proteins:
- the camk2n1 gene encoding calcium/calmodulin-dependent protein kinase II inhibitor 2-like, translating into MSEVLPFNEEKMSHYGNEGDEGHLSFTCRLQDTNNFFSGSQNKRPPKLGQIGRSKRVVIEDENGDEEALKNGTEKTPAEA; encoded by the exons ATGTCGGAAGTGCTGCCGTTCAACGAGGAAAAAATGAGTCATTATGGAAATGAGGGCGACGAGGGACACCTTTCCTTCACCTGTCGTCTTCAAGACACCAACAACTTCTTCAGCGGCTCGCAGAATAAGCGCCCGCCGAAACTCGGACAAATAGGCAGGAGCAAGCGGG TTGTGATCGAGGATGAGAATGGCGATGAAGAAGCGCTGAAAAATGGAACAGAGAAGACCCCTGCAGAGGCTTAA